TCTTCCGCCCGCGCTTTTGCGCAGCGCGGATGCACCAGTTCCCAATCGCTATCGCCTGCGCGGCGCGCTTGGACCGTTCCCGCGGCTCGGCTCGGCTTCGACTTGGATGGCTTTTTCTTCGTCACAAAACCATGCACGATGCTAATGCCCAGTCTGCAAATTCAATCCCACCACGCCGACAATTATTAGCGCAATGCAGCCGATCTTGAGGGGCGTCACAGGATCGCTGAAATGCCAAAACCCTATCACCGCGATCAGAGCCGTCCCCAGCCCGGCCCAAATCGCATAGGCCGTGCTGATGTCGATCACCTTTACGGCAAACGTCAGCGAGGTGAACGCCAACACGTAAAACAAAAACAACAGTAGCGACGGCACGAACTTGGTAAACCCTTCCGACAGCTTCATGCACGTCGTCCCACAAACTTCCAGCACGATCGCCGCAAGCAATAACAGCCAAGCCATTCGCATTACTCCTTTGAATTGCTGATTTCTCATACGCGGCATCATACCGTGTCTCGATCCGTCGTGCGATGGCGATGGCAGCGCGGACGGGGTCGGGGGTCGATGTCGGTTTTCGCTTTGATGCACCGACTCCGTCCCTCGACGCCGACTCACGACCCCTTTCATACAACCCTCACTCCGTGTCTTCTGGCTGCTCCCTGCCCCGGCACAGCTTTCGTACAATGACCACATGAGCGAAGCGTCCACGCCAACTCGAACCAACTCGCAGCGTTCGCCTGCCGAACGACTCGCCACGCCGGTCACGTTCGTCAAGGGTGTCGGGCCGCAGCGTGCCGAACTCTTGGAACGCCTCGGCCTACGCACCGCGGCCGATTTGTTGTTCAACTTTCCGCGCGATTACCAAGA
This is a stretch of genomic DNA from Pirellulales bacterium. It encodes these proteins:
- a CDS encoding multidrug efflux SMR transporter; amino-acid sequence: MAWLLLLAAIVLEVCGTTCMKLSEGFTKFVPSLLLFLFYVLAFTSLTFAVKVIDISTAYAIWAGLGTALIAVIGFWHFSDPVTPLKIGCIALIIVGVVGLNLQTGH